A section of the Oryza sativa Japonica Group chromosome 1, ASM3414082v1 genome encodes:
- the LOC4324612 gene encoding protein LURP-one-related 5, with product MAIVGEEYCSAEERVLTVRKTSHFSPGDGFAAYDHRTGGLAFRADTYGRGHGGGAASAGELALLGPAGEALITVRRRRPSLHQRWEGYLGARADGQKPLFSARRSSILGGAAAGAVVELLAPLPASFSSTHAAAAELLRVDGSFPRRCCRVVAPKAESGGEAAVVAEIRRKVDEGARVVMGRDVFVLRVGAGFDAAFAMAIVLVLDQIAGDEADGNAGEETNRAMIW from the coding sequence ATGGCGATCGTGGGCGAGGAGTACTGCTCCGCGGAGGAGCGGGTGCTCACGGTGCGCAAGACCTCCCACTTCTCCCCCGGCGACGGCTTCGCGGCCTACGACCACCGCACCGGCGGCCTCGCCTTCCGCGCCGACACCTACGGCCGCGGCCACGGAGGgggagccgcctccgccggcgagctcgcgctCCTCGGCCCCGCCGGAGAGGCGCTCAtcaccgtgcgccgccgccgcccgtccctGCACCAACGCTGGGAGGGCTACCTCGGCGCCCGCGCCGACGGCCAGAAGCCTCTCTTCTCTGCTCGCCGCTCCTCcatcctcggcggcgccgcggccggcgctgTCGTCGAGCTCCTCGCCCCGCTCCCCGCCTCCTTCTCGTCTACCCACGCTGCTGCCGCCGAGCTCCTCCGCGTCGATGGCTCCTTCCCGCGGCGGTGCTGCCGCGTGGTGGCGCCCAAGGCCGAGTcaggcggggaggcggcggtggtggcagagATCAGGAGGAAGGTGGACGAGGGGGCGCGGGTGGTCATGGGCAGGGACGTGTTCGTCCTGCGGGTGGGCGCCGGGTTCGACGCGGCGTTCGCCATGGCGATCGTCCTCGTGCTCGATCagatcgccggcgacgaggccgaCGGCAACGCCGGAGAGGAAACCAACCGCGCCATGATTTGGTGA